Below is a window of Streptomyces sp. NBC_00223 DNA.
GCTCGGCGATCACCAGCGGCGCGTGGTTGGGCAGCATCACCCCGCCGGAGCCGAGCCGCAGGGTGGAGGTGTACGCGGCGAGGTGGGCGAGGATCACCGCGGGCGAGGAGCTGGCGACGCCGGGCATCGAGTGGTGCTCGGCCACCCACATCCGGTGGAAGCCGCGGGTCTCGGCGACCTTGGCGATCTCCACGCTGGTGCGCAGCGCGTCGGTGGCGGTCAGACCGCTGCCGACGGTGGCGAGGTCGAGTACGGACAGCGGTACCGGGGCGGTGCCGCGGACCGTGCCGTGGATACCGTGCCCCGCGCTGCCGCCGCTGCCTTGTCGTACGTCTCCCACGGCGGGCGCCTCCTTGATCGTTTCGCTGGCCCGAGCACGGGCGCCTGGCCCGCGACGGCGGCAACCGGAGCCCACGTCCGGTTATTCCCGGCGGACATTCCGCCCGCGGGGAGCGCAAAACCGGCCAGCGGCAAAAAGGCCAATGCCCAGGGCATATGCCACAGTGGCCCCTTCCTGCGTATACGCCTGCGGGGCCCGGAATACCTGGCCAACCGCCCCTCCGGAAAAGGCCATTGGGGCTATCGTGGAGTCCGGTCCGGCTGCCGGGTCAGGCCCTTGCCCCTGATCCCCGACCAGCAGCGGAACCGGGCACGCAGACGGTCTTACCTCCAGGGGGCCACCGTGGCGCTGGAACACCGACAGCTCGGACCGGTGTACGCGGTCCAGTACGCCCTGCGCGTGCTCGAAACCGTCGACACACACCGGCACGGCGTCACCGCCGAGCAGCTCGCCCGGGAAATAGACGTGCCGCTGAGCTATCTCACCCAGCTGCTGTCCATGCTGCGGCGTGAGCGCTATCTCGGTTTCCTGCCCGGCGGCGGATATGTGATCGGCGAGTCGATGGTGGTGCTCGGCACCGCCAACCGCGATCTCGCGCTCGCCGAGAAGCTCAAGACGATCCTGGTCGAGCTGCGCGACGAGGTCGGCGCCGCGGTCTACTTCAGCCGGTACGACGACGGCGAGGTGCGGATCATCGACTTCGCCGACGGCCCCGGCACCCCCAAGGTCAACGAGTGGGTGGACTTCCGCTCGGCCGCCCACGCCAGCGCGGTCGGCAAGTGCCTGCTCTCCCAGCTCGACCACAACGGCCGCCTCGAACACCTCTCGCGCCACCGCCCGGCCCGGCTGACCTCCCGTACCGAGGTCGACGACCGGGTGCTGCTCACCAAGCTGGAGCGGCAGCCGGCCAGCGTGCCCACGCTGGATCTCCAGGAGTACGCGGTCGGCACGGTCTGCGCGGCGATCCCGGTCACCATCGGCAAGACCGTCGCCTGCCTCGCGCTGTCCATGCCGTACGCCCAGGCGCACCGGCTGCGCCCGGCCGTGGACACCCTGCACGAGCGGGCCGCGCCGGTGCTGCTGACCATGTCCCTCTGAGCGGACCGTCCGAACGCGCGCGCGTTTGGGGCACCCCTGAGCATGGGGTACGATTTTCCATGTCAGCAGGCGCCGCTAGCTCAGTTGGTTAGAGCAGCTGACTCTTAATCAGCGGGTCCGGGGTTCGAGTCCCTGGCGGCGCACCTGAAACGAAGGCCCCTCGCGCGAGCGGGGGGCCTTCGGCGTGTCCGGGGCCCGGGCTTTTCACCCGCCCGGCGGCCGGACTCGGCTCGGTTCGGTTCGGTTCGGTGGAAGCCCCGGGCGCTCAGCCCCAGTGGGCCGGGCGCCGCAGGACCGGTGGGATCTTCGTACGGGCGTCGCCGCGGGCCGCGTTCACCTGGGCCTGGGTGAGGAAGACGCTGCCGGTCAGATCCGCGCCCCGCAGATCGGTGTCGCGCAGGTCCGCGCCGATCAGGTCGGCGAACCGCAGATCGGCGTCCCGGAGGTCCGCGCCGATCAGACAAGCGCCGCGCAGATCGCTCCCCCGCAGATCGGCGCCCTTGAGCCGGGCCCCGATCAGATCGGCGCCCCGGCGGCTCCTCGGCTTTCCGGGTGCCTGGGCCCGTACGAGCGCGCCGATCCGCAGCAGCAGCCCGTTGACGGCGGCCCGCTCGGCGGCGACGTCCAGGGCCTGGAGGCCGGTGGCGTCCAGGCCGGTCAGCGTCTCGACCCGCTCGGTCGCGCGTGCGATCTCCGGCCGCAGCCCGGCGGCGGCCGGCAGGGCGCGGGCCTCGGTGAGGTACCAGAGCAGTTCGTGCAGCTGCCGCAGCACGGGCAGCGCGGCGAACATCGACCGCCCGCCGTCGTCGGCCGTCCGCCAGTCCCGGCCACCGAAGGTCACCCGGGAGAGCTTCTGTCCGGCGCCGAAGCAGTCGTAGACCGTGCAGCCGGGGTAGCCGCGGTCGCGCAGGGCGTCGTGGATGCCGCAGCGGTGGTCGCCGTCGAGGTGCGCGCAGGGGTCGCCGGCCTTCTTGTCGGCGGCGAAGTCCGCGGACCTGGTGAAGGTCAGGGCCACACAGCACAGCCCGAAGCAGTTGCCGCAGTCGGCCCGCAGCTCGGCCACATCCACGTCCGTACCCCCGTCGCTCCCCACGGGCGGGCCGAGATGCGGCCCGCCCGCGGTCCATCGTGCCGTATCGCCGGGGTGCTCCTCGACCAGGCCACCGGCGGGGGCAGGCGCCTACGCGCCCGGGAAGGAGGCGGGCTTGGCGGCGGTGTAGAGCCAGGTGCGGAAGAACGTGCCCAGGTCCCGCCCGGACAGCCGCTCGGCCAGCTGCCGGAACTCGGCGGTGGTGCCGTTGCCGTACCGGTGCTGAGCGGGCCACGCCTTGAGCAGCGTGCGGAAGGCGTGGTCGCCGATGGTGTCGCGCAGCGCCTGGATGGCGACGGCGCCCCGGTCGTAGACGGCGTCGTCGAACTGGTTCTCCGGTCCGGGGTCGCCGGGCTTCACCGTCCAGAACGGGTCGTCGGCGGGGTGTGCGTCGTAGATCTGCCGGGCGAGCTGCTGCGGGGTGCCCAGGTGCTCGTGCTCGGACCACAGCAGTTCGGCGTAGGAGGCGAAGCCCTCGTTGAGCCAGATGTCGGACCAGCGCTCCAGCGACACGTCGTCGCCCCACCACTGGTGGGCCAGCTCGTGCGCGACGACATCGGTGTTGACCTTGGTGGCGAAGAAGGCCGGGCTGTAGAAGACCCGGGTCTGCGCTTCGAGGGAGAAGTGCGAGGTCACATCGGGGACGTAGCCGCCGGCCGCGTCGAAGGGGTAGGGGCCGAACCAGCCGCTGAGGAAGTCCACGATCTCGCCGGTGCGCCCCACACTGGCCCGCGCGTTGGCCGCAGTGGCGGCGTCGAGGTCCGTGCTGTAGGCGTTGACGACCGGTACGCCCGTACGGGTGGTGCCGTGGGTGATGTCGAAGTGGCCGACCGCGAGGGTGGCCAGATAGGTGGCCTGCGGCTCGGACTCCCGCCAGTGGTAGCCGGTCCAGCCGTCCTTGGTGCGCTGCGAGATCAGCAGGCCGTTGCTGATCGCCTGCTCACCGCTGGGGACGCGGATCCGCACGTCGTAGGTCGCCTTGTCCGCCGGGTGGTCGTTGCTGGGGAACCACCACCAGGCCGACTCGGGTTCGTTGGCGGCGACCGCGCCGTCCGCGGTGCGCTGCCAGGACGTGAAGCCGTAGCGCTCGACGGTCGAGGGCACACCGGAATAGGTGACGGCGACGGTGATCCGCCGGCCCGCGGCGATCGGGCGGTCGGGGGTGACGACCAGCTCCTGCTCACCGCTGCTGGCGAAGCGCGCGGGCCGGCCGTCGACGGTCACCCGGCTGACGTCCAGCGCGAAGTCCAGGTCGAAGGAGGTCAGGCCCTGGGTGGCGGTCGCGGTGACGGTGGTGGTGCCGGACAGCGTGTCGGTGGCCGGCTGGTAGGTCAGGTCGAGGTCGTAGTGGGAGACGTCGTAGCCGCCGTTCCCGTAGGTGGGGTAGTACGGGTCGCCGATACCGGGCGCGCCCGGTCCCGAGCCGGCCGCGGACGCCGGGATCGCCAGCAGCAGTCCGAGGGCGGTGACGGTGGACGCGATCACTCGCTTGCGCACAGGGGTCCTCCAGCGCGATGGCAACAAGTGGCAGGTACACGCCGACCATAAAAGTCACGCCCGCCCCAGACACCCCAACTCCCCCTCCTGTCGCGCAAACTTCACCCTGCGCAACACTCTGGCCGGAAAGTACCGGCCGAATGAGCCCGGTGAGCGGGTGACGCGACAGGAAAGGACGGATAAGTTCCTTATGTGAAGAGTGTTTGGTTCACCAGGACCATTCAGCGGGTGGAGAGCGAATACCTCTCCCGCCTGGGTATCTCGCTGCCGCTGGCCGCTCTCGCCGCGGTGATCGCCGCGGACCTGATCGCGGGCCCCGGACACTACCTCGCGCCCGGCGTCGTCATGGTGCCCGCCTTCGCCTCCCTGACCGTGAACTGGCAGCGCACGATCATCATGAGTCTGCTCGGCGCGGCCACCCAGGCGGCGCTGTCCCCGTACGACGGGGTCACCGACATCCTCAACAACAACGTGCTGCTCGGGCAGCTGATCTCCTATCTGGCGGTCAGCGCGTTCAGCATCTACGTCGCCTGGAGACGGGAGACCGACACCAAGGCGTACACCGCGATCTCCTCGGTGGCCGAGGCGGCGCAGCACGCCCTGATGCACCCGCCGGCCCCGCGGGTCGGCGGCATCATG
It encodes the following:
- a CDS encoding IclR family transcriptional regulator, which encodes MALEHRQLGPVYAVQYALRVLETVDTHRHGVTAEQLAREIDVPLSYLTQLLSMLRRERYLGFLPGGGYVIGESMVVLGTANRDLALAEKLKTILVELRDEVGAAVYFSRYDDGEVRIIDFADGPGTPKVNEWVDFRSAAHASAVGKCLLSQLDHNGRLEHLSRHRPARLTSRTEVDDRVLLTKLERQPASVPTLDLQEYAVGTVCAAIPVTIGKTVACLALSMPYAQAHRLRPAVDTLHERAAPVLLTMSL
- a CDS encoding pentapeptide repeat-containing protein, whose amino-acid sequence is MAELRADCGNCFGLCCVALTFTRSADFAADKKAGDPCAHLDGDHRCGIHDALRDRGYPGCTVYDCFGAGQKLSRVTFGGRDWRTADDGGRSMFAALPVLRQLHELLWYLTEARALPAAAGLRPEIARATERVETLTGLDATGLQALDVAAERAAVNGLLLRIGALVRAQAPGKPRSRRGADLIGARLKGADLRGSDLRGACLIGADLRDADLRFADLIGADLRDTDLRGADLTGSVFLTQAQVNAARGDARTKIPPVLRRPAHWG
- a CDS encoding M1 family metallopeptidase, which produces MRKRVIASTVTALGLLLAIPASAAGSGPGAPGIGDPYYPTYGNGGYDVSHYDLDLTYQPATDTLSGTTTVTATATQGLTSFDLDFALDVSRVTVDGRPARFASSGEQELVVTPDRPIAAGRRITVAVTYSGVPSTVERYGFTSWQRTADGAVAANEPESAWWWFPSNDHPADKATYDVRIRVPSGEQAISNGLLISQRTKDGWTGYHWRESEPQATYLATLAVGHFDITHGTTRTGVPVVNAYSTDLDAATAANARASVGRTGEIVDFLSGWFGPYPFDAAGGYVPDVTSHFSLEAQTRVFYSPAFFATKVNTDVVAHELAHQWWGDDVSLERWSDIWLNEGFASYAELLWSEHEHLGTPQQLARQIYDAHPADDPFWTVKPGDPGPENQFDDAVYDRGAVAIQALRDTIGDHAFRTLLKAWPAQHRYGNGTTAEFRQLAERLSGRDLGTFFRTWLYTAAKPASFPGA